The Mesotoga sp. UBA6090 genome contains a region encoding:
- the fdrA gene encoding acyl-CoA synthetase FdrA — translation MKRIEVVKGEYYDSVTLMLVAKELKKIQGVGDAALNMATEANVSIMRAAGFEVETDSLSPDDLLIGIDFEGEGIEKLFDTARSYLARPPWRKEEIEAEYSPVTLSGALTVLPESNLALISLPGRYAAAEAMKALKRGLNVMLYSDNVSIEDEVELKQFAEKNDLIVMGPDCGTAVINGKGLGFSNVCPTGPIGIVAASGTGLQEVMVQLSRRNLGVKHAIGTGGRDVTSSVGGISFLRAIKELADDSEISIIVAVGKPPAPEVRKKILDSLKETGKQSVICFMGDAPRKDEGSLYYSTQLEECAVVVAALHEGEDVTLAREKLRAEYAKVSGKTSTGELSGRYLRGLFTGGTLCYEAQYIAQSYINPIYGNAPLRKDLKLENSLKPVGHSFIDYGEDEFTQGRLHPMIDPTFRAEQLKKQSEDSSVAVILFDVVLGYGSAENPSSDLVEAIRSVKRDIKPVYVAYVCGTDRDPQDIEKQRSLLESVGVIVCESNARAAILAANILSRKER, via the coding sequence ATGAAGAGAATAGAGGTTGTGAAAGGCGAATACTATGATAGCGTTACCCTGATGTTGGTTGCGAAGGAACTGAAGAAGATTCAAGGAGTCGGCGATGCAGCTCTAAACATGGCGACAGAAGCAAATGTAAGTATAATGAGGGCGGCCGGCTTCGAAGTAGAAACCGATTCGCTTTCGCCCGATGACCTTCTAATTGGAATTGACTTTGAAGGCGAAGGAATTGAAAAGCTTTTTGACACAGCTCGATCTTATCTTGCTCGCCCTCCGTGGAGAAAGGAAGAGATAGAGGCAGAGTACTCTCCAGTCACACTGTCAGGGGCTCTAACTGTGTTACCAGAATCGAATCTTGCCCTGATATCTCTTCCCGGTAGATACGCAGCGGCTGAAGCGATGAAGGCGTTGAAGAGAGGCCTGAACGTAATGCTTTATTCCGACAACGTTTCAATTGAAGACGAGGTTGAACTCAAGCAATTCGCCGAGAAGAACGATCTTATCGTTATGGGTCCCGACTGCGGCACAGCGGTCATAAACGGAAAAGGTCTTGGCTTCTCGAACGTATGTCCAACCGGTCCGATAGGAATTGTAGCGGCTTCAGGCACCGGTCTTCAGGAAGTCATGGTTCAACTGAGTAGGCGGAATCTGGGCGTGAAACACGCAATAGGAACCGGTGGAAGAGACGTCACGAGTTCCGTGGGGGGGATATCCTTTCTGAGGGCCATAAAGGAACTCGCTGATGATTCAGAAATCTCGATCATTGTTGCCGTCGGAAAACCACCTGCTCCTGAGGTGAGGAAGAAGATACTGGATTCTCTAAAAGAAACAGGCAAGCAGAGCGTGATCTGCTTCATGGGAGACGCGCCTCGAAAAGACGAAGGAAGTCTTTATTACTCGACCCAACTCGAAGAGTGCGCCGTAGTTGTCGCTGCTCTTCATGAGGGCGAAGACGTAACTCTTGCTAGAGAAAAGCTCAGAGCTGAGTATGCAAAAGTGTCTGGAAAGACTTCTACCGGAGAATTGTCCGGGAGATATCTGCGAGGCCTTTTCACTGGTGGAACTCTTTGTTATGAAGCGCAGTATATTGCTCAGTCATACATAAATCCAATCTACGGAAATGCACCATTAAGGAAGGATCTCAAGCTTGAGAACAGTCTGAAACCTGTTGGGCATTCCTTCATTGATTATGGCGAGGACGAGTTTACCCAGGGCAGACTGCATCCAATGATAGATCCTACGTTTAGAGCCGAACAGCTGAAGAAACAGTCGGAGGATTCTTCGGTCGCGGTTATCTTATTCGATGTTGTCTTAGGATATGGAAGCGCGGAAAACCCTTCTTCGGATTTGGTAGAGGCGATTAGATCTGTTAAGAGAGACATAAAGCCAGTCTATGTCGCTTATGTGTGCGGAACAGATAGAGACCCTCAAGATATTGAAAAGCAGCGGTCCCTGCTGGAAAGTGTAGGCGTCATAGTCTGCGAAAGCAATGCAAGGGCCGCGATTCTGGCTGCCAACATCCTTTCAAGAAAGGAGCGTTGA
- a CDS encoding DUF1116 domain-containing protein, translating to MTLNNIEKANSVAFDKLLRAEPQIVDLGLAKDVIPGFGEKMILHAGPPLTWERMSGPIIGAVTGAILYEGWADTPEKARAFAAEGNVSFDPCHHHNAVGPMAGIVSPNLPVWIIEEKNSGKNSYATLNEGLGKVLRMGAFSDEVIERLHWMREVLYPVLKNGIRRYVADSGGLNLKSLISQSLHMGDELHNRNRAATSLLIRSLVPSLIDAESDNPDLSRVVRFMAGNDHFFLNPGMAAAKVSLDSVGYVEGSSMLTVMARNGTDFGIQVAGLKNRWFTCQAALPDVLLFPGFTKEDVNCDIGDSAIMETYGVGGFALAAAPAIVQFVGGTPQDALNYTKEMYEICVGENKHFTIPSLNFRGTPTGIDLIKVVETGITPILDTGAAHREAGKGQVGAGIVRMPSEAFVKAAEAFVEEYSK from the coding sequence ATGACATTGAATAATATTGAAAAGGCAAATTCAGTCGCATTCGATAAGCTTTTGAGAGCCGAACCTCAGATCGTTGATCTAGGTCTTGCCAAAGACGTTATACCGGGCTTCGGAGAGAAGATGATACTTCATGCGGGGCCTCCCTTGACCTGGGAAAGAATGTCGGGACCAATAATCGGGGCCGTAACGGGTGCGATCCTTTATGAAGGCTGGGCAGATACTCCTGAGAAAGCCAGAGCCTTCGCGGCAGAAGGCAATGTCTCGTTCGATCCCTGTCACCACCACAACGCGGTTGGCCCGATGGCAGGAATAGTATCTCCTAATCTGCCGGTGTGGATTATTGAGGAAAAGAACTCCGGAAAGAATAGCTATGCAACGTTAAACGAGGGACTTGGGAAAGTCTTGCGCATGGGTGCCTTCAGCGATGAGGTCATCGAAAGACTTCACTGGATGCGCGAAGTGCTCTATCCCGTGCTCAAGAATGGAATAAGAAGATACGTTGCAGACAGCGGAGGCCTGAATTTGAAGAGCCTCATTTCCCAATCTCTTCACATGGGAGACGAACTCCACAATCGCAACAGGGCAGCCACCTCCCTGCTAATTCGATCTCTCGTGCCTTCACTTATTGATGCGGAGAGCGATAATCCTGATCTTTCAAGGGTCGTCAGGTTCATGGCCGGCAACGATCATTTCTTCCTGAATCCAGGAATGGCTGCAGCAAAAGTCTCGTTAGACAGTGTCGGTTATGTTGAGGGCTCCAGTATGCTGACAGTAATGGCGCGGAATGGGACAGACTTCGGAATTCAAGTGGCCGGTCTGAAGAACAGATGGTTTACATGTCAGGCCGCTCTTCCAGATGTTCTGCTCTTCCCTGGATTCACAAAGGAAGATGTGAATTGTGACATTGGGGACAGCGCAATAATGGAGACTTACGGGGTTGGGGGTTTTGCCCTGGCGGCGGCACCTGCTATCGTCCAGTTTGTTGGCGGCACGCCCCAAGATGCGTTGAATTATACAAAAGAAATGTATGAAATCTGTGTTGGAGAGAACAAGCATTTCACAATCCCCTCGCTAAATTTCCGGGGAACTCCGACCGGTATAGATCTTATCAAAGTTGTCGAGACTGGTATTACACCGATCCTGGACACGGGTGCGGCTCATCGAGAGGCCGGTAAAGGACAGGTTGGTGCAGGAATAGTAAGGATGCCGTCTGAAGCATTTGTGAAGGCGGCAGAAGCCTTCGTCGAGGAGTATTCCAAATAA
- a CDS encoding cyclase family protein, translating to MVPKNWDKIRIYELSQPISHLTPPWPTYEPLQIKFFKRLAPNGANGQLLTHSNHVGTHLDGSLHFCTHGRDIASIPLNELVAPGVIVDLSDIAEDYGIYTSKDIEDRVEVKEGDILIINTGYHKYAFDQPEADEVRYMIKHPGPTREFAEWCKRKKIKWIGVDCGSADHPMNTKIRDWMPVQAKECDRYMQKKYGKSLQEVFPDEDYQLMHVLLFPYDIIHAENVGGEIDKILNKRMVIGCFPWRFVGGESCISRIVAFDEEK from the coding sequence ATGGTACCTAAGAACTGGGACAAGATCAGGATCTATGAGCTATCTCAACCGATCAGCCACCTCACTCCGCCATGGCCAACTTACGAGCCTCTACAAATAAAATTCTTCAAGAGGCTGGCTCCAAATGGAGCGAACGGCCAGTTACTGACTCACTCCAACCATGTCGGAACCCATCTGGATGGTTCTCTTCACTTCTGTACTCACGGAAGAGACATCGCAAGCATACCTCTGAATGAGCTCGTAGCTCCGGGAGTTATCGTTGATCTTTCAGACATTGCGGAGGATTATGGAATCTACACATCAAAGGACATTGAAGACAGGGTTGAGGTCAAGGAAGGAGACATACTTATCATCAACACAGGATACCACAAATATGCCTTTGATCAGCCGGAAGCAGATGAAGTAAGATACATGATCAAGCATCCGGGGCCGACCAGAGAATTTGCCGAGTGGTGCAAGAGGAAAAAGATAAAGTGGATCGGAGTCGACTGCGGCTCGGCCGACCATCCAATGAACACGAAGATTCGCGACTGGATGCCGGTTCAGGCAAAAGAGTGCGATCGATACATGCAGAAGAAGTATGGCAAGTCCCTCCAGGAGGTCTTCCCTGACGAAGACTACCAGCTGATGCACGTGCTTCTCTTCCCGTACGACATAATACATGCCGAGAATGTCGGTGGAGAGATTGACAAGATATTGAACAAGAGAATGGTTATTGGCTGTTTCCCATGGAGATTCGTTGGTGGAGAGTCATGTATAAGCAGGATCGTGGCTTTCGATGAAGAGAAATAA